A genomic stretch from Mycobacterium malmoense includes:
- a CDS encoding PucR family transcriptional regulator, whose translation MNDNPFAGPFAKPRSPLELLDTVPESLLRRLKQYSGRLSTEAVSAMQERLPFFADLEASQRASVALVVQTAVVNFVEWMHDPHNNVNYTARAFELVPQDLTRRIALRHSVDMVRVTMEFFEEVVPLLARSEEQLTALTVGILKYSRDLAFSFASAYADAAEARGTWDSRMEASVVDAVVRGDTGPELLSRAAALNWDTTAPATVVVGTPAPGRDNTNGEGASERASQIVRDTAAHHGRAALTDVHGTWLVAIVSGQLSPTDKFLGDLLTAFSDGPVVIGPTAPMLTAAYHSASEAISGMNAVAGWGGAPRPVLARELLPERALMGDASAIVALHTDVMGPLADAGPTLIETLDAYLDCGGAIEACARKLFVHPNTVRYRLKRITDFTGRDPTQPRDAYVLRVASTVGQLNYPAHPSSVDNSTVAPVPLPVRGGVTAPSGR comes from the coding sequence GTGAATGACAACCCCTTCGCCGGCCCGTTTGCCAAGCCGAGGTCGCCCCTCGAGCTGCTGGATACCGTGCCCGAATCCCTGCTCCGGCGGTTGAAGCAGTATTCCGGCCGGCTGTCCACCGAGGCGGTCTCTGCCATGCAGGAGCGGCTGCCGTTCTTCGCCGACCTGGAGGCCTCCCAGCGCGCCAGCGTGGCCCTGGTGGTGCAGACGGCGGTGGTGAACTTCGTCGAGTGGATGCACGATCCGCACAACAACGTCAACTACACGGCGCGAGCGTTCGAGCTGGTGCCCCAGGACCTGACCCGGCGGATCGCGCTGCGCCACAGCGTGGACATGGTGCGGGTCACCATGGAGTTCTTCGAGGAGGTCGTGCCGCTGCTGGCCCGCTCCGAGGAACAGTTGACCGCGCTGACGGTCGGCATTCTGAAGTACAGCCGCGACCTTGCGTTCAGTTTCGCCTCCGCCTACGCCGACGCGGCCGAAGCCCGTGGCACCTGGGACAGCCGAATGGAGGCCAGCGTCGTCGACGCGGTGGTGCGCGGCGACACCGGCCCCGAGCTGTTGTCCCGCGCGGCCGCGCTGAACTGGGACACCACCGCGCCGGCGACGGTTGTCGTCGGGACGCCGGCCCCCGGCCGCGACAACACGAACGGCGAGGGCGCCAGCGAGCGAGCCAGCCAAATCGTCCGCGACACCGCCGCTCATCACGGGCGCGCGGCCCTCACCGACGTGCACGGCACCTGGCTGGTGGCAATCGTGTCCGGCCAGTTGTCGCCGACCGACAAGTTCCTGGGCGACCTGTTGACCGCGTTCTCCGACGGCCCGGTGGTCATCGGACCCACCGCGCCCATGCTGACCGCGGCCTATCACAGCGCCAGCGAGGCGATCTCGGGGATGAACGCGGTCGCCGGCTGGGGCGGTGCGCCGCGGCCCGTGCTGGCCCGGGAGCTGTTGCCTGAGCGCGCCCTGATGGGGGATGCGTCGGCGATCGTGGCGTTACACACCGATGTGATGGGGCCGCTGGCCGATGCCGGGCCGACGCTGATCGAGACGCTCGACGCGTACTTGGATTGCGGCGGCGCCATCGAGGCCTGTGCCAGAAAGTTGTTCGTTCATCCAAACACCGTGCGATACCGGCTCAAGCGCATCACCGACTTCACCGGGCGCGATCCCACCCAGCCGCGCGACGCATACGTCCTGCGGGTGGCGTCGACGGTCGGCCAGCTCAACTACCCCGCACATCCGTCCAGCGTCGACAACAGCACCGTCGCTCCGGTTCCCCTGCCGGTCAGAGGCGGTGTCACGGCCCCGTCCGGGCGATAG
- a CDS encoding ACP S-malonyltransferase, with amino-acid sequence MIALLAPGQGSQTEGMLSPWLELPGTADQLTLWSKASGLDLVRLGTTASTEEITDTAVTQPLVVAATLLAHQELTKRGLLAGEELIVAGHSVGEIAAYAIAGVLAADDAVALAATRGAEMAKACAVEPTGMSAVLGGEEAEVLSRLEQLGLFPANRNGAGQIVAAGPLAALEKLAEDPPAKARVRALGVAGAFHTKYMAPALDGYAAAAAAVMTAEPTATLLSNHDGKPVASAAAAMDTLVAQLTQPVRWDLCTATLREHHLTAIVEFPPAGTLTGIAKRELRGVTARAVKSPADLDELANL; translated from the coding sequence GTGATTGCATTGCTTGCGCCCGGACAGGGTTCGCAGACCGAGGGGATGCTGTCGCCCTGGCTGGAGCTGCCAGGCACCGCCGACCAGCTGACCCTGTGGTCGAAGGCCAGCGGCCTGGACCTCGTGCGGCTCGGGACCACCGCGTCGACCGAGGAGATCACCGACACGGCGGTCACCCAGCCGCTGGTCGTGGCCGCCACGCTGCTCGCCCACCAGGAGCTGACCAAGCGCGGCCTGCTTGCCGGCGAGGAATTGATCGTGGCGGGGCACTCGGTCGGCGAAATCGCGGCCTACGCGATCGCCGGCGTGCTGGCCGCCGACGACGCCGTCGCGCTGGCCGCCACCCGCGGCGCCGAGATGGCCAAGGCCTGCGCCGTCGAGCCAACCGGCATGTCCGCGGTGCTCGGTGGTGAGGAGGCCGAGGTGCTGAGCCGCCTCGAGCAACTCGGGCTCTTCCCCGCGAACCGCAACGGTGCCGGTCAGATCGTCGCCGCGGGCCCGCTCGCCGCATTGGAGAAGCTCGCCGAAGACCCACCGGCGAAGGCCCGGGTGCGCGCGCTCGGTGTGGCCGGAGCGTTCCACACCAAGTACATGGCCCCGGCTTTGGACGGCTACGCCGCGGCGGCGGCCGCCGTCATGACCGCCGAGCCCACCGCCACGCTGCTGTCGAACCACGACGGTAAGCCGGTGGCTTCCGCGGCCGCGGCGATGGACACGCTCGTCGCTCAGCTGACCCAGCCGGTGCGCTGGGACCTGTGCACCGCGACGCTGCGCGAGCACCATCTCACGGCGATCGTGGAGTTCCCTCCCGCGGGCACTCTCACCGGTATCGCCAAGCGCGAACTTCGGGGAGTTACGGCCCGTGCCGTCAAGTCACCCGCAGATCTGGACGAGTTGGCGAACCTCTAA
- the acpM gene encoding meromycolate extension acyl carrier protein AcpM, with amino-acid sequence MAVTQEEIIAGIAEIIEEVTGIEPSEVTPEKSFVDDLDIDSLSMVEIAVQTEDKYGVKIPDEDLAGLRTVGDVVAYIQKLEEEDPEAAAALRAKLEAENPDAVANVKARLEAESK; translated from the coding sequence GTGGCCGTCACTCAGGAAGAAATCATCGCCGGTATCGCCGAGATCATCGAAGAGGTCACCGGCATCGAGCCGTCCGAGGTCACCCCGGAGAAGTCGTTCGTCGACGACCTGGACATCGACTCGCTGTCGATGGTCGAGATCGCCGTGCAAACCGAGGACAAGTACGGCGTCAAGATCCCCGACGAGGACCTCGCCGGTCTGCGCACCGTCGGTGACGTCGTCGCCTACATCCAGAAGCTCGAGGAAGAGGACCCCGAGGCCGCCGCTGCGCTGCGCGCCAAGCTCGAGGCGGAGAACCCCGACGCCGTTGCCAACGTCAAGGCAAGGCTGGAAGCGGAAAGCAAGTGA
- the kasA gene encoding 3-oxoacyl-ACP synthase KasA — translation MTKPSTANGGYPSVVVTAVAATTSIAPDIESTWKGLLSGESGIRVLEDEFVTKWDLPVKIGGHLKEPIDNHMGRLDLRRMSYVQRLAKFLSGQLWEAAGSPEVDPDRFSVVVGTGLGGAERIVESYDLMNEGGPRKVSPLAVQMIMPNGAAATVGLQLGARAGVMTPVSACSSGSEAIAHAWRQIVMGDADVAVAGGVEGPIEALPIAAFSMMRAMSTRNDEPERASRPFDKDRDGFVFGEAGALMLIETEEHARARGARPLARLLGAGITSDAFHMVAPAADGMRAGRAMTRSLELAGLSPKDVDHVNAHGTATPIGDTAEANAIRVAGCERAAVYAPKSALGHSIGAVGALESVLTVLTLRDGVIPPTLNYETPDPEIDLDVVAGEPRYGDFRYAINNSFGFGGHNVALAFGRY, via the coding sequence GTGACCAAACCTTCCACTGCTAATGGCGGTTACCCCAGCGTCGTGGTAACCGCCGTCGCGGCGACGACGTCGATCGCGCCAGACATCGAGAGCACGTGGAAGGGTTTGTTGTCCGGCGAGAGCGGCATCCGCGTGCTCGAAGACGAGTTCGTCACCAAGTGGGACCTGCCCGTCAAGATCGGTGGACACCTCAAGGAGCCGATCGACAACCACATGGGCCGGCTGGACCTGCGGCGCATGTCGTACGTCCAGCGCTTGGCCAAATTCCTGAGCGGCCAGCTGTGGGAGGCGGCGGGCAGCCCCGAGGTCGATCCGGACCGCTTCTCGGTCGTGGTCGGCACGGGCCTGGGTGGCGCCGAGCGGATCGTGGAGAGCTATGACCTGATGAACGAGGGCGGCCCCCGCAAGGTGTCGCCGCTCGCCGTTCAGATGATCATGCCCAACGGTGCCGCCGCGACCGTCGGGCTGCAGCTGGGGGCGCGCGCCGGAGTGATGACCCCGGTGTCGGCCTGCTCGTCGGGCTCGGAGGCCATCGCCCACGCATGGCGCCAGATCGTCATGGGTGATGCGGACGTCGCCGTCGCAGGCGGTGTCGAGGGCCCGATCGAGGCGCTGCCCATCGCGGCGTTCTCGATGATGCGGGCCATGTCGACCCGCAACGACGAGCCCGAGCGCGCCTCACGTCCGTTCGACAAGGACCGCGACGGCTTCGTGTTCGGCGAGGCCGGGGCGCTCATGCTGATCGAGACCGAGGAGCACGCCCGGGCCCGCGGCGCCAGGCCGCTGGCCCGGCTGCTCGGTGCCGGCATCACCTCGGACGCCTTCCACATGGTGGCGCCCGCGGCGGATGGCATGCGTGCCGGCAGGGCGATGACGCGGTCGCTGGAGCTGGCGGGCCTATCCCCCAAGGATGTCGACCACGTCAACGCGCACGGCACGGCGACGCCGATCGGCGACACCGCCGAGGCCAACGCCATTCGGGTCGCCGGTTGCGAGCGGGCCGCGGTGTACGCGCCGAAGTCGGCGCTGGGCCACTCCATCGGCGCGGTCGGCGCGCTGGAATCTGTCCTCACGGTATTGACCCTTCGGGACGGCGTCATACCGCCCACGCTGAACTACGAGACCCCCGATCCCGAGATCGACCTTGATGTTGTCGCGGGCGAACCTCGCTACGGCGATTTCCGTTACGCGATCAACAACTCGTTCGGATTCGGCGGCCACAACGTGGCGCTCGCGTTCGGGCGTTACTAA
- the kasB gene encoding 3-oxoacyl-ACP synthase KasB gives MTELVTGKAFPNVVVTGIAMTTALASDVETTWKLLLDSQSGIRVLEDPFVEEFDLPVRIGGHLVEEFDSQLTRVELRRTGYLQRMSTVLGRRVWENAGSPEVDTNRLMVSIGTGLGSSEEMVFSYDDMRARGTKAVSPLGVQKYMPNGAAAAVGLERHAKAGVMTPVSACASGCEAIARAWQQIVLGEADMAICGGVETKIEAVPIAAFSAMRIVMSTNNDDPAGACRPFDRDRDGFVFGEAGALMVIETEEHAKARGANILARIMGASITSDGFHMVAPDPNGERAGHAMSRAIQLAGLAPGDIDHVNAHATGTQVGDLAEGKAINNALGSNKPAVYAPKSALGHSVGAVGAVESILTVLALRDQVVPPTLNLVNLDPEIDLDVVAGKPRPGKYRYAINNSFGFGGHNVALAFGRY, from the coding sequence ATGACAGAGCTGGTTACCGGGAAAGCTTTCCCGAATGTGGTCGTCACCGGTATCGCCATGACGACCGCCCTAGCATCCGACGTGGAGACCACCTGGAAGTTGTTGCTGGACAGCCAAAGCGGTATCCGCGTCCTCGAGGACCCGTTTGTCGAGGAGTTCGACCTGCCGGTCCGCATCGGTGGGCATCTCGTGGAGGAGTTCGACAGCCAGCTGACGCGCGTCGAGCTGCGCCGGACGGGCTACCTGCAAAGGATGTCCACCGTCTTGGGCCGCCGGGTGTGGGAGAACGCCGGCTCGCCCGAGGTCGACACCAACCGGCTGATGGTGTCCATCGGCACCGGTCTGGGTTCGTCGGAGGAAATGGTCTTCAGCTACGACGACATGCGCGCCCGCGGCACCAAGGCGGTCTCTCCCTTGGGCGTGCAGAAGTACATGCCCAACGGTGCGGCCGCGGCGGTCGGGCTGGAACGGCACGCCAAGGCCGGGGTGATGACACCGGTGTCGGCGTGCGCTTCCGGTTGCGAGGCGATCGCCCGGGCTTGGCAACAGATCGTGCTGGGTGAGGCCGACATGGCCATTTGCGGCGGTGTGGAGACCAAGATCGAGGCGGTGCCGATCGCGGCGTTCTCCGCGATGCGCATCGTGATGTCGACCAACAACGACGATCCCGCCGGCGCTTGTCGCCCCTTCGACCGGGACCGGGACGGTTTCGTGTTCGGCGAGGCCGGTGCGCTCATGGTGATCGAGACCGAGGAGCACGCGAAGGCTCGCGGCGCCAACATCCTGGCCCGGATCATGGGGGCCAGCATTACCTCGGATGGCTTCCACATGGTGGCGCCGGACCCCAACGGCGAACGCGCCGGGCATGCGATGAGCCGCGCGATCCAGCTCGCGGGCTTGGCTCCGGGCGACATCGACCACGTCAACGCCCATGCCACCGGCACGCAGGTCGGTGACTTGGCCGAAGGCAAAGCCATCAACAATGCCCTCGGCAGCAATAAGCCGGCCGTGTATGCGCCCAAGTCCGCCCTCGGCCACTCGGTGGGTGCGGTCGGCGCGGTGGAGTCGATCCTGACCGTGCTCGCGTTGCGGGACCAAGTGGTTCCGCCGACACTGAACCTCGTAAACCTCGATCCGGAGATCGACTTGGACGTGGTGGCGGGCAAGCCGCGGCCGGGCAAATACCGGTACGCGATCAACAACTCGTTCGGATTCGGCGGGCACAACGTCGCACTCGCCTTCGGGCGGTACTGA
- a CDS encoding acyl-CoA carboxylase subunit beta translates to MTLMAPEAVGESLDPRDPLLRLSNFFDDGSVELLHERDRSGVLSAAGTVNGMRTIAFCTDGTVMGGAMGTEGCAHIVNAYDTAIEEQSPIVGIWHSGGARLAEGVRALHAVGTVFEAMIRASGYIPQISVVVGFAAGGAAYGPALTDVIVMAPESRVFVTGPDVVRSVTGEDVDMASLGGPETHHKKSGVCHIVADDELDAYERGRRLVGLFCQQGHFDRSKAEAGDTDIHALLPESARRAYDVHPIVTAILDTNDDGTPSFDEFQANWAPSMVVGLGRLSGRAVGVLANNPLRLGGCLNSESAEKAARFVRLCDAFGIPLIVVVDVPGYLPGVDQEWGGVVRRGAKLLHAFGECTVPRVTLVTRKTYGGAYIAMNSRSLNATKVFAWPDAEVAVMGAKAAVGILHKKKLAAAPDHEREALHDELAAEHERIAGGVDSAIEIGVVDEKIDPAHTRSKLTEALAQAPARRGRHKNIPL, encoded by the coding sequence ATGACACTTATGGCCCCCGAGGCGGTTGGCGAGTCGCTCGACCCCCGCGACCCCTTGCTGCGTCTGAGCAATTTCTTCGACGACGGAAGCGTGGAGCTCCTGCACGAGCGTGACCGCTCGGGCGTGCTTTCCGCCGCCGGGACGGTGAATGGCATGCGCACCATCGCCTTCTGCACGGACGGCACCGTGATGGGTGGCGCGATGGGCACCGAGGGTTGCGCGCACATCGTCAACGCCTACGACACCGCCATCGAGGAGCAGAGCCCGATCGTGGGGATCTGGCACTCGGGCGGGGCCCGGCTGGCCGAAGGCGTGCGCGCGCTGCACGCGGTCGGGACGGTGTTCGAGGCCATGATCCGCGCGTCGGGCTACATCCCGCAGATCTCGGTGGTCGTCGGTTTCGCGGCCGGCGGCGCCGCCTACGGTCCGGCGCTCACCGACGTCATCGTGATGGCGCCGGAGAGCCGCGTGTTCGTCACCGGTCCCGACGTGGTGCGCAGCGTCACCGGCGAGGACGTCGACATGGCGTCGCTGGGTGGCCCGGAGACCCACCACAAGAAATCCGGGGTGTGCCACATCGTCGCCGACGACGAGCTCGACGCCTACGAGCGCGGCCGCCGGCTGGTCGGATTGTTCTGCCAGCAAGGCCATTTCGACCGCAGCAAGGCCGAGGCCGGTGACACCGACATCCACGCGCTGCTGCCCGAATCGGCCCGGCGAGCCTATGACGTCCATCCGATCGTGACCGCGATCCTGGACACGAATGATGACGGCACGCCGTCCTTCGACGAGTTCCAGGCCAATTGGGCGCCGTCGATGGTGGTCGGGCTGGGCCGGCTGTCCGGCCGCGCCGTCGGCGTGCTGGCCAACAACCCGTTGCGCCTCGGCGGCTGCCTGAACTCCGAAAGCGCCGAGAAGGCAGCGCGTTTCGTGCGCCTGTGCGACGCGTTCGGGATCCCGCTGATCGTGGTCGTCGACGTCCCCGGCTATCTGCCGGGCGTCGACCAGGAGTGGGGCGGCGTGGTGCGCCGCGGCGCCAAGCTGCTGCACGCGTTCGGTGAGTGCACCGTTCCGCGCGTCACACTGGTCACCCGAAAGACCTACGGCGGGGCCTACATCGCGATGAACTCCCGCTCGCTGAACGCGACCAAAGTGTTCGCCTGGCCGGACGCCGAGGTCGCGGTGATGGGTGCCAAGGCCGCCGTCGGCATCCTGCACAAGAAGAAGCTGGCCGCCGCGCCGGACCACGAACGCGAAGCCCTGCACGATGAGTTGGCCGCCGAGCACGAGCGGATCGCCGGCGGTGTGGACAGCGCCATCGAGATCGGTGTGGTCGACGAGAAGATCGACCCGGCACACACGCGCAGCAAGCTCACCGAGGCGCTGGCCCAGGCGCCGGCGCGCCGCGGCCGCCACAAGAACATCCCGCTCTAG
- a CDS encoding FAD-dependent monooxygenase, translating to MNVTRVPVLIVGAGVGGLATSVLLAKYGVRSLLVEKRREVFIYPKARNLSFRSLEILRSLGLSDEVRKVAEGVSGMVVKPTLNSADEAPAMDVDAIFAPYAGLSPEPPAQYCPQSRLEPMLLAETRRQGSEVRYGTEVLSFEQDDDGVTVFVRERDSSATESVRADYLVAADGVHSPIRDRLGVTTSGYGALPIFVVFAYFKAPWRKFVPNLGDGDGVQVKNADVDGIFLVVEDDLGMFITTYLPGEGETAEQFTPEYCAELLTRAIGEPIDVQIIEVASWQPYERVADQFQCGRVFLVGDAAHTMPPFKAGGANTAIQSADNLAWKLAAVVNGRARPALLNTYHAERHPVGRFNARQSLSGPPLVLLRLDDNRPQLPPDEEEPMFALLIGYQYRSAAVVSDAAPAADTDAVSLVDELRGQSGTRVPHVWVREGVSTLDLLGPGFTVLTGDERWRAAVDSASALGIPIIMQRIDDAWVAATGLAPSGALLVRPDAFVAWRVDALPADPEGQLRRALSQVLGR from the coding sequence ATGAACGTCACGCGTGTCCCCGTTCTCATCGTCGGCGCCGGTGTGGGCGGGCTGGCCACGTCGGTTCTGCTGGCCAAGTACGGCGTTCGGTCGCTGCTGGTCGAGAAGCGGCGCGAGGTCTTCATCTACCCGAAAGCCCGCAACCTGAGCTTCCGCAGCCTGGAGATCCTGCGCTCTCTGGGCCTGAGCGACGAGGTCCGCAAGGTTGCCGAAGGCGTGTCCGGCATGGTCGTCAAGCCGACGCTGAACAGCGCGGACGAGGCGCCGGCCATGGACGTCGACGCCATATTCGCGCCCTACGCCGGGCTGAGCCCCGAGCCGCCCGCACAGTATTGCCCGCAAAGCAGGCTGGAGCCGATGCTGTTGGCCGAGACGCGTCGGCAGGGTAGCGAGGTTCGCTACGGAACTGAGGTGTTGTCGTTCGAGCAGGACGACGACGGCGTGACGGTGTTTGTGCGCGAACGGGATTCGAGCGCGACCGAAAGCGTGCGCGCCGACTACCTCGTCGCCGCCGACGGTGTGCACAGCCCGATCCGGGACCGGCTCGGCGTCACCACGTCGGGATACGGCGCGCTGCCGATCTTTGTCGTCTTCGCCTACTTCAAGGCGCCGTGGCGGAAGTTTGTCCCGAACCTGGGCGACGGGGATGGCGTGCAGGTCAAAAACGCCGACGTGGACGGGATCTTCCTGGTCGTCGAGGACGACCTGGGCATGTTCATCACCACGTACCTGCCGGGCGAGGGCGAAACGGCGGAGCAGTTCACCCCGGAGTACTGCGCCGAGCTGCTGACCCGAGCCATCGGTGAGCCGATCGACGTGCAGATCATCGAAGTCGCCTCGTGGCAACCCTACGAGCGGGTGGCCGACCAATTCCAATGCGGGCGAGTATTTCTCGTCGGCGACGCCGCCCACACCATGCCGCCGTTCAAGGCCGGCGGGGCGAACACGGCCATCCAGAGCGCGGACAACCTGGCCTGGAAGCTCGCCGCCGTGGTGAACGGCCGGGCCCGGCCCGCGCTGCTGAACACCTACCACGCCGAGCGGCACCCCGTCGGGCGGTTCAACGCCCGCCAGTCGCTGAGTGGGCCGCCGCTGGTGCTCCTCAGGCTGGACGACAACCGACCGCAACTGCCGCCGGACGAAGAGGAGCCGATGTTCGCCCTGCTCATCGGCTACCAATACCGCTCGGCGGCAGTCGTTTCCGATGCGGCCCCGGCCGCGGACACGGACGCCGTGTCGTTGGTGGACGAGTTGCGGGGGCAGTCCGGCACCCGGGTGCCGCACGTGTGGGTGCGGGAGGGGGTGTCGACGCTCGACCTGCTCGGCCCCGGGTTCACCGTGCTGACGGGGGACGAGCGATGGCGCGCCGCGGTGGATTCGGCGTCGGCCCTGGGCATCCCGATCATCATGCAGCGCATCGACGACGCCTGGGTCGCTGCCACTGGGCTCGCGCCTTCCGGCGCGCTTTTGGTCCGCCCTGACGCCTTCGTGGCATGGCGTGTGGACGCACTGCCCGCCGATCCGGAAGGCCAACTGCGCCGGGCACTCTCGCAGGTCCTGGGCCGCTAG
- a CDS encoding TetR/AcrR family transcriptional regulator, which yields MPADSVRSDRARRPSGKNPGRFDPSLDGAILEAALQGLGEQGYDRMSMDDIASRARVGKAAIYRRWPSKAAMVADAIAHWRRGLGPVEPPNTGSLRGDIDALVAAAPDFDESGLSTVKMIVGAATAAMNDPVLAAALDDLVLSVPRRVVSVVLDQAVARGEISAGRDVTLIPDALLGLNLLRVVTGRPINRVYVRRALEEVLLPLATPAAVE from the coding sequence ATGCCCGCCGACAGCGTTCGAAGCGACCGGGCGCGCCGACCGTCGGGCAAAAATCCTGGACGCTTCGATCCCTCTCTGGACGGCGCCATCCTCGAGGCCGCGCTGCAGGGGCTGGGCGAACAGGGCTACGACCGGATGAGCATGGACGACATCGCGTCGCGCGCGCGGGTGGGCAAGGCCGCCATCTACCGGCGCTGGCCGTCGAAGGCCGCGATGGTGGCCGACGCGATCGCGCATTGGCGACGGGGACTGGGACCGGTGGAGCCGCCGAACACCGGCAGCCTTCGCGGTGACATCGACGCCCTGGTCGCCGCGGCACCGGACTTCGACGAATCGGGTCTGAGCACGGTCAAGATGATCGTCGGCGCGGCGACGGCGGCGATGAACGACCCCGTTCTGGCGGCGGCGCTGGACGACCTTGTGCTCTCGGTGCCCCGCCGGGTGGTCAGCGTGGTCCTCGACCAGGCCGTGGCCCGGGGGGAGATTTCGGCGGGCCGCGATGTGACCCTGATACCCGACGCCCTTCTGGGCCTCAACCTCCTGCGGGTGGTGACGGGACGACCGATCAATCGCGTCTACGTTCGACGCGCCCTCGAAGAGGTGCTGCTGCCGCTCGCGACCCCTGCTGCCGTCGAGTAA
- a CDS encoding glycerol-3-phosphate dehydrogenase/oxidase: MTSAALNAARRAADLTALAEGAPVDVVVIGGGITGAGIALDAASRGLRVALVEKRDLAFGTSRWSSKLVHGGLRYLASGDVGIARRSAIERGILMTRNAPHLVRALPQLVPLLPSMGHTKRALVRAGFLAGDALRMLAGTPASTLPRSRRISARRVVEMAPTVRRDGLAGGLLAYDGQLIDDARLVIAVARTAAQHGARILSYVAASEATGTSVRLTDRRTGQSFEVSAGAVINAAGVWAGEIDGSLRLRPSRGTHLVFDAGAFGNPTAALTIPIPGELNRFVFAMPEQLGRVYLGLTDEAAPGPIPDVPEPSSGEIAFLLDTVNTALGTALGAADVIGAYAGLRPLIDTGEGRTADVSREHAVVEGPSGVISVIGGKLTEYRYMAQDVLDRAVRSRRLGAGKCRTRNLPLIGAPANPGPGFRSGAGLPASLVARYGAEASHVIASARCERPTEPVAEGIDVIRAEFEYAVTHEGALDIDDIVDRRTRIGLVPRDRERVVAVAEEFLALLG; encoded by the coding sequence GTGACCTCGGCGGCCCTGAACGCCGCCCGGCGGGCCGCGGACTTGACCGCCCTCGCCGAGGGCGCGCCGGTGGACGTCGTCGTGATCGGCGGCGGCATCACGGGCGCCGGGATCGCCCTGGACGCCGCGTCGCGCGGCCTGCGGGTGGCGTTGGTGGAAAAGCGCGATCTGGCGTTCGGCACCAGCCGCTGGAGCTCAAAGCTGGTGCACGGCGGCCTGCGCTATCTGGCGAGCGGTGACGTGGGCATCGCGCGGCGCAGCGCCATCGAACGCGGAATCCTCATGACCCGCAACGCCCCTCACCTCGTCCGCGCGCTGCCGCAGCTAGTCCCGTTGCTGCCGTCCATGGGTCACACCAAGCGGGCGCTGGTGCGCGCCGGATTCCTGGCCGGCGACGCGTTGCGGATGCTGGCGGGGACGCCGGCCTCGACCCTGCCCCGGTCGCGCCGGATTTCGGCGCGGCGGGTCGTGGAGATGGCCCCGACGGTTCGGCGCGACGGCCTGGCCGGTGGCCTGCTGGCCTACGACGGGCAGTTGATCGACGACGCCCGGCTGGTCATCGCGGTCGCGCGCACCGCGGCCCAGCACGGCGCCCGGATTCTGAGCTACGTCGCGGCGTCCGAGGCGACCGGCACGTCGGTGCGGTTGACCGACCGGCGCACGGGACAGTCGTTCGAGGTGTCGGCCGGCGCGGTCATCAACGCGGCCGGGGTGTGGGCGGGGGAGATCGACGGGTCGCTGCGGCTGCGGCCCAGCCGCGGGACCCACCTCGTCTTCGATGCCGGCGCCTTCGGGAATCCGACTGCGGCGCTGACCATTCCGATTCCCGGCGAGCTCAACCGCTTCGTGTTCGCCATGCCCGAGCAGCTGGGCCGGGTCTACTTGGGGCTGACCGACGAAGCGGCCCCCGGCCCGATTCCCGACGTGCCGGAGCCGTCGTCGGGGGAGATCGCCTTCCTGCTGGACACGGTCAACACCGCGCTGGGGACCGCGCTGGGGGCCGCCGACGTGATCGGTGCCTACGCCGGGTTGCGGCCGCTGATCGACACCGGCGAGGGCCGCACCGCCGACGTGTCGCGCGAGCACGCCGTGGTCGAAGGGCCGTCCGGCGTCATCAGCGTGATCGGCGGAAAGCTGACCGAATACCGTTACATGGCACAGGATGTCCTGGATCGCGCCGTCCGCTCGCGACGCCTGGGCGCCGGGAAATGCCGGACCCGGAACCTGCCGCTGATCGGGGCGCCGGCCAATCCCGGGCCGGGGTTTCGGTCCGGCGCCGGTCTGCCCGCGTCTCTGGTCGCGCGCTACGGCGCCGAGGCTTCCCACGTCATCGCGAGCGCTCGCTGTGAGCGCCCCACCGAGCCGGTCGCCGAGGGCATCGACGTGATCCGGGCCGAGTTCGAATACGCGGTGACGCACGAGGGCGCGCTCGACATCGACGACATCGTCGACCGGCGGACCCGGATCGGGTTGGTGCCGCGCGATCGCGAGCGGGTTGTCGCGGTGGCCGAGGAGTTCCTGGCGTTGCTGGGCTGA